A section of the Mergibacter septicus genome encodes:
- the hslU gene encoding HslU--HslV peptidase ATPase subunit, with product MSGMTPREIVSELDRHIIGQADAKRAVAIALRNRWRRMQLAEPLRHEVTPKNILMIGPTGVGKTEIARRLAKLANAPFIKVEATKFTEVGYVGKEVDSIIRDLTDVAMKLVRQTEVEKNRYRAEEAAEERILDALLPPAKDQWGNTENSDTQSNTRQIFRKKLREGQLDEKEIEVDVSAGASVGVEIMAPPGMEEMTNQLQSMFQNLSSGQTKKRKMKIKDAMKALTEDEAAKLVNPEELKQKAIEAVEQNGIVFIDEIDKICKRGNSSGPDVSREGVQRDLLPLVEGSTINTKHGMVKTDHILFIASGAFQIARPSDLIPELQGRLPIRVELGALSAKDFEQILTEPKASLTEQYQALMKTEGVDIEFTQDAIAKIAEAAFKVNEKTENIGARRLHTVLERLMDKISFDASEMSGQKVIIDENYVKNALGEVVENENLSRFIL from the coding sequence ATGTCTGGAATGACACCTCGTGAAATCGTATCTGAATTAGATCGCCATATTATAGGTCAAGCCGATGCCAAACGTGCGGTAGCCATTGCATTAAGAAACCGTTGGCGAAGAATGCAATTAGCTGAACCATTACGCCACGAAGTTACCCCTAAAAATATTTTAATGATCGGGCCAACTGGTGTGGGTAAAACTGAAATTGCACGCCGATTAGCAAAATTAGCAAATGCTCCTTTTATTAAAGTAGAAGCAACAAAATTTACCGAAGTAGGTTATGTTGGTAAAGAAGTAGATTCCATTATTCGTGATCTCACTGATGTTGCGATGAAATTAGTTCGCCAAACAGAAGTGGAAAAAAATCGTTACCGTGCAGAAGAAGCGGCGGAAGAACGAATTTTAGATGCCTTACTACCACCAGCCAAAGATCAATGGGGTAATACTGAAAATAGTGATACTCAGAGTAATACACGTCAAATCTTCCGTAAAAAATTGCGTGAAGGTCAACTTGATGAGAAAGAAATAGAAGTTGATGTTTCTGCTGGTGCCTCCGTTGGTGTTGAAATTATGGCACCACCGGGTATGGAAGAAATGACAAATCAACTGCAATCAATGTTCCAAAATCTTTCTAGTGGACAGACTAAAAAACGCAAAATGAAAATCAAAGATGCGATGAAAGCATTAACTGAAGATGAAGCAGCAAAACTAGTCAATCCAGAAGAATTAAAACAGAAAGCGATTGAAGCGGTTGAACAAAATGGAATTGTGTTCATTGATGAAATTGACAAAATTTGTAAACGTGGCAATAGTTCTGGACCAGATGTCTCAAGAGAAGGGGTACAACGTGATCTCTTACCATTAGTTGAAGGTTCAACCATCAACACCAAACACGGTATGGTAAAAACAGATCATATTCTATTTATTGCCTCTGGTGCATTCCAAATCGCTCGTCCATCTGATTTAATCCCCGAATTACAAGGACGCTTACCAATTCGTGTCGAGTTAGGTGCTTTAAGTGCAAAAGATTTTGAACAAATTCTTACTGAACCTAAAGCCTCTTTAACTGAACAATATCAAGCACTAATGAAAACTGAAGGGGTTGATATTGAATTTACGCAAGATGCAATTGCAAAAATTGCAGAAGCGGCATTTAAGGTAAATGAAAAAACAGAAAATATCGGTGCAAGAAGGCTGCACACCGTGTTAGAACGTTTAATGGATAAAATCTCTTTTGATGCTTCAGAAATGAGTGGTCAGAAAGTTATTATCGATGAAAACTATGTGAAAAATGCGTTAGGTGAAGTGGTTGAAAATGAAAATTTAAGCCGTTTCATTTTATAA
- the udp gene encoding uridine phosphorylase yields MSDVFHLGLKKTDLAGATLAIVPGAPERVEVIAKLLDRPKFLASTREFTSWLGYIGDKAVVVCSTGIGGPSVSIAVEELAQLGVRTFLRIGTTGAIQPHINVGDILLTTGAVRLDGASLHFAPLEYPAVANFECTNALYKAATEINPNNTYVGITASSDTFYPGQERYDTYSGKVWRHYQGSLKQWQELNVMNFEMESATLFTMCSALGLRAGMIAGAIVNRTQQEIPNETTMKAIEENAVKIVVKAAGYLL; encoded by the coding sequence ATGTCTGATGTATTTCATTTAGGGCTTAAAAAAACAGATTTAGCAGGTGCGACTTTGGCAATTGTACCCGGAGCACCAGAGCGAGTAGAGGTTATTGCAAAACTATTAGATCGCCCCAAATTTTTGGCATCTACACGAGAGTTTACTTCTTGGTTAGGTTATATCGGAGATAAAGCAGTTGTTGTTTGTTCAACTGGGATTGGTGGACCATCGGTTTCTATTGCGGTTGAAGAATTGGCTCAATTAGGCGTGCGTACTTTTCTGCGTATTGGTACAACTGGTGCAATTCAACCCCATATTAATGTTGGAGATATTCTGCTGACAACAGGTGCAGTACGCTTAGATGGTGCGAGCTTGCATTTTGCACCGTTAGAATATCCTGCTGTAGCAAATTTTGAATGTACGAATGCTTTATATAAAGCAGCAACCGAAATTAATCCAAATAATACCTATGTTGGTATTACTGCTTCTTCCGATACTTTTTATCCGGGGCAAGAGCGTTATGATACCTATTCAGGTAAGGTTTGGCGGCATTATCAAGGTTCTTTAAAACAGTGGCAAGAGCTAAATGTTATGAATTTTGAAATGGAATCAGCAACCCTATTTACAATGTGTTCTGCATTAGGTTTGCGGGCTGGAATGATCGCTGGTGCGATTGTAAACCGTACTCAGCAAGAGATTCCAAATGAAACAACGATGAAAGCAATTGAAGAAAATGCAGTGAAGATTGTGGTTAAGGCAGCAGGTTATTTATTATAA
- the asnC gene encoding transcriptional regulator AsnC, with product MQQVIAQTVNIDHLDQEILRVLTQDARTPYAEMAKNFGVSPGTIHVRVEKMRQSGIIEGTKVRINERKLGFDVCCFIGIILKSAKDYEKVINRLREFDEVVEAYYTTGNYSIFIKVMTHTIEELHHVLATKIQLIDEIQSTETLISMQNPILRDIKP from the coding sequence ATGCAACAAGTCATAGCACAAACAGTGAATATCGATCATCTTGATCAAGAAATTTTACGTGTCCTTACTCAAGATGCTCGAACCCCCTATGCGGAAATGGCAAAAAATTTTGGGGTAAGCCCCGGAACGATCCATGTTCGGGTTGAAAAAATGCGGCAGTCAGGGATTATAGAAGGGACGAAAGTGCGAATTAATGAACGGAAATTAGGCTTTGATGTTTGTTGTTTTATTGGCATTATTCTGAAAAGTGCAAAAGATTATGAAAAAGTAATTAATCGATTGAGAGAGTTTGATGAGGTGGTAGAAGCCTACTACACCACGGGGAATTACTCGATTTTTATCAAAGTAATGACTCATACTATCGAAGAATTGCACCATGTATTGGCAACTAAAATTCAGTTAATTGATGAGATTCAATCAACAGAAACGTTGATTTCAATGCAGAATCCAATTCTGCGTGATATTAAACCATAG
- a CDS encoding ammonium transporter encodes MTINNFRSNLYQKTINSISFLTLLVFYPLNASATELQSWIKPISELDSGDTAWVMISTILVLFMTIPGLALFYAGMVRKKSVLATMVQSFAICAMVAVIWVICGYSLAFTPNNPFIGGTERFFLQGMNVFTNQQLLTIYPGAPTIPEAVFMLFQMAFAIIAGAIITGAFAERMKFSSMLLFIACWELLVYVPTAHWVWSDGGWLAKDGVLDYAGGTVIHINAGIAGLVAAIIIGKRIGYGKEVIVPHNLVLTLIGTAMLWIGWFGFNAGSALAADARAGMALATTQVAATAGALTWILIEVLRKHKPSALGLVSGALAGLVGITPAAGYVDVQGALWIGLLSSMICFWSATHLKYRFGYDDSLDAFGIHGIGGIIGAILTGIFVSDDIADTSTTLWIQLESVLITIAYSGICSIIILWVIEKTLGLRVAKDEERQGLDLVLHGERIE; translated from the coding sequence ATGACAATAAACAACTTCCGAAGTAACCTCTATCAAAAAACAATAAACAGCATTTCTTTCCTCACTCTACTTGTATTCTATCCACTTAATGCTTCAGCAACAGAGCTACAAAGTTGGATTAAGCCAATATCAGAACTCGATTCTGGCGATACCGCTTGGGTAATGATTTCGACTATTTTAGTACTTTTTATGACTATTCCGGGATTAGCCTTATTCTATGCTGGTATGGTACGCAAGAAAAGTGTGTTAGCAACGATGGTACAAAGTTTTGCAATTTGTGCGATGGTTGCAGTAATTTGGGTTATCTGCGGATATAGTCTGGCATTTACCCCTAATAATCCATTTATCGGAGGAACAGAACGTTTTTTCCTACAAGGTATGAATGTATTCACAAATCAACAATTATTAACCATCTATCCGGGTGCACCTACCATTCCCGAAGCTGTCTTTATGCTCTTTCAAATGGCATTTGCTATTATCGCTGGTGCAATTATTACCGGTGCTTTCGCAGAAAGAATGAAATTTAGTTCAATGTTACTTTTTATCGCTTGTTGGGAATTACTCGTTTATGTGCCAACCGCACACTGGGTTTGGAGTGATGGTGGCTGGCTAGCAAAAGATGGGGTACTTGATTATGCTGGTGGTACGGTTATTCATATCAATGCTGGTATTGCTGGGTTAGTTGCAGCCATTATCATTGGTAAACGTATTGGATATGGGAAAGAAGTAATAGTACCTCATAACCTTGTACTCACTTTAATCGGTACTGCAATGTTATGGATCGGTTGGTTTGGTTTTAATGCAGGTTCAGCATTGGCAGCAGATGCAAGAGCTGGTATGGCATTGGCTACAACCCAAGTTGCTGCAACAGCAGGTGCTTTAACTTGGATTCTAATTGAAGTACTGCGTAAACATAAACCATCTGCATTAGGGTTAGTCTCTGGTGCATTAGCAGGATTAGTAGGCATTACTCCAGCTGCTGGTTATGTTGATGTTCAAGGTGCATTATGGATTGGTTTACTCTCATCAATGATCTGCTTTTGGAGTGCCACCCATTTAAAATACCGCTTCGGTTATGATGATTCACTTGATGCTTTTGGTATTCATGGGATTGGAGGAATTATTGGGGCAATATTAACTGGTATCTTTGTTTCTGATGATATTGCTGATACAAGTACTACCCTCTGGATTCAACTGGAAAGTGTGCTTATTACCATCGCTTATAGTGGGATATGCAGTATCATTATTCTTTGGGTTATTGAGAAAACCCTTGGTTTACGAGTTGCTAAAGATGAAGAAAGACAAGGTTTAGACCTCGTACTTCACGGTGAACGGATTGAATAA
- the slyD gene encoding peptidylprolyl isomerase, producing the protein MKVAKNTVVGIAYQVRNQDGVLVDEAPANQPLEFLQGHNNLISGLEKALEGKEVGEKFEVRVQPEEGYGEYNENLVQRVPKDIFVGVDELVEGMRFIADTDAGPLPVIITKVEAEEVVVDGNHMLAGQELHFTVEVISIREATAEEIAHGHLHHAGGCGCGHHHEEEGHQCCCGGHHDHGDKHEGCCGHKH; encoded by the coding sequence ATGAAAGTAGCAAAAAATACAGTAGTAGGTATTGCATATCAAGTTCGTAATCAAGATGGGGTTTTAGTCGATGAAGCACCAGCTAATCAGCCGTTAGAGTTTTTACAAGGACATAACAACTTGATTAGTGGTTTAGAAAAAGCATTAGAAGGTAAAGAAGTAGGCGAAAAATTTGAAGTCCGTGTTCAACCTGAAGAAGGTTATGGCGAGTATAATGAGAATTTAGTACAACGAGTACCAAAAGATATTTTTGTTGGGGTCGATGAATTAGTCGAAGGAATGAGATTTATTGCAGACACTGATGCAGGTCCACTTCCAGTGATTATTACCAAAGTTGAAGCAGAAGAAGTTGTGGTAGATGGTAATCATATGTTAGCGGGACAAGAGTTGCATTTCACGGTTGAAGTGATTTCTATCCGTGAAGCGACCGCAGAAGAAATTGCACACGGGCATTTACATCACGCAGGTGGTTGCGGTTGTGGCCATCATCACGAAGAAGAAGGGCATCAATGTTGCTGTGGTGGTCATCACGATCACGGCGACAAGCACGAAGGCTGCTGCGGACATAAACATTAA
- a CDS encoding SIMPL domain-containing protein (The SIMPL domain is named for its presence in mouse protein SIMPL (signalling molecule that associates with mouse pelle-like kinase). Bacterial member BP26, from Brucella, was shown to assemble into a channel-like structure, while YggE from E. coli has been associated with resistance to oxidative stress.) — MRKLSKMLLLSTALFSLPLYAAENSNNTVVNFEVSAQKPVVQDTLNARLVAQVQGKDLAKLKQQLDQKVEKLLARLAQYPTIRLLENQRYEYMKTDKDGKFSGWKSGVNIHLSSTDFAAMQQFLDKIGGNVAVNSLSFSISDKLRQQIGDELLKTALEKTEAKAALIQKNLQRQYYRLQKIEIQQPNENIQPRVLAAYSARANEVAEEQTAPVAGTRLLNLSIFATVELSDK, encoded by the coding sequence ATGCGAAAATTAAGTAAAATGTTGCTATTATCTACTGCATTATTCAGTTTACCGCTTTATGCTGCAGAAAATAGTAATAATACTGTTGTTAATTTTGAGGTGTCAGCACAAAAACCAGTAGTGCAGGATACCCTAAATGCTCGTTTGGTTGCCCAAGTGCAAGGTAAGGATTTAGCCAAATTGAAGCAACAACTAGATCAAAAAGTTGAGAAGCTTTTAGCTCGCTTAGCTCAATATCCAACTATCCGTTTGCTTGAAAATCAACGTTATGAGTATATGAAAACGGATAAAGATGGGAAGTTTTCAGGTTGGAAAAGTGGGGTGAATATCCATCTTAGTAGCACTGATTTTGCAGCAATGCAGCAATTTTTGGATAAAATTGGTGGTAATGTTGCAGTCAACTCTTTGAGTTTTAGTATTTCAGATAAACTACGCCAACAAATTGGTGATGAATTACTTAAAACAGCTTTAGAAAAAACAGAAGCGAAAGCGGCTTTAATTCAAAAAAATTTACAGCGTCAATATTATCGTTTACAAAAAATTGAAATTCAGCAACCGAATGAGAATATTCAACCGAGGGTATTGGCTGCATATTCGGCAAGAGCAAATGAGGTGGCAGAAGAACAAACTGCTCCAGTTGCTGGTACAAGATTGTTGAATTTATCTATTTTTGCAACAGTTGAGCTATCAGATAAGTAG
- the rppH gene encoding RNA pyrophosphohydrolase produces the protein MIDFDGYRPNVGIVICNQHGQVLWAKRFGQNSWQFPQGGVNPEETPEQAMYRELFEEVGLAKQDVKILHATKHWLKYKLPKRLIRFESKPVCIGQKQRWFLLQLLTDESKVNMQSGSSPEFDGWRWVSFWYPVRQVVAFKRDVYRKVMKEFASVLAEMPPLSSTTVDISEKQHCRPYTTKEETKTIAYRPKKPYKSGHRVGRKFYPNTKKR, from the coding sequence GTGATCGATTTCGATGGTTATCGCCCAAATGTAGGTATCGTAATCTGTAATCAACACGGACAAGTGTTATGGGCAAAACGTTTTGGACAAAACTCTTGGCAATTTCCACAAGGTGGGGTTAATCCTGAGGAAACGCCAGAACAAGCTATGTATCGAGAACTTTTTGAAGAAGTAGGACTAGCAAAACAGGACGTAAAAATTCTACACGCCACTAAGCATTGGTTAAAATACAAATTACCAAAACGTTTAATCCGTTTTGAGTCCAAACCAGTTTGTATCGGACAAAAACAACGCTGGTTTTTACTCCAACTTCTAACAGATGAAAGCAAAGTGAATATGCAATCGGGATCTTCTCCTGAATTCGATGGTTGGCGATGGGTCAGTTTTTGGTATCCAGTTCGTCAAGTTGTTGCCTTCAAACGTGATGTCTATCGTAAAGTGATGAAAGAATTTGCTAGCGTACTTGCAGAGATGCCTCCATTATCATCTACAACGGTTGATATTTCCGAAAAACAGCACTGCCGACCATATACAACAAAGGAAGAAACGAAAACCATTGCTTATCGTCCCAAAAAACCTTATAAGTCAGGACATCGAGTGGGACGAAAATTCTATCCCAACACTAAAAAACGGTAG
- a CDS encoding sulfite exporter TauE/SafE family protein has product MLSFLISCLLLGAIAGFFAGLFGIGGGIIIVPTLTYLLPHIGVPSQAVIPTALGTSLATIIITGFSSAQRHHKLGNIVWPVLTTFIPSLMVSIFIAGLFVSHLPRNISSKIFACIMIYLSIKMFLSIKPKNIIQKKLTKLSSIVGGIIIGAISSASGIGGGSFIVAFLNSRGVEMKKAIGTSSVCAMFLGISGTISYALAGLSNSNMPDYSFGYIYLPAVIGITLTSFVTSKLGASTTNRLPVATLKKAFSVLLALIVLKMMFVS; this is encoded by the coding sequence ATGCTCAGCTTTTTAATATCGTGCCTATTGCTTGGTGCAATAGCTGGTTTTTTCGCTGGTTTATTTGGTATTGGTGGTGGCATAATTATTGTTCCTACCCTCACTTATTTATTACCGCACATTGGCGTTCCTTCCCAAGCTGTTATACCAACAGCACTTGGAACCTCACTAGCAACCATTATTATTACAGGATTTTCTTCTGCACAAAGGCACCATAAATTAGGCAATATCGTTTGGCCAGTTTTAACAACATTTATACCTAGTCTAATGGTAAGTATCTTTATTGCTGGATTATTTGTTAGCCACTTACCTCGTAATATTTCAAGCAAAATCTTTGCTTGTATTATGATCTACCTTTCGATCAAAATGTTCTTATCCATTAAGCCTAAGAATATCATTCAAAAAAAACTAACTAAACTCTCGTCAATAGTAGGTGGAATAATAATTGGAGCAATATCCAGTGCATCTGGTATTGGAGGAGGAAGCTTTATCGTTGCTTTTTTAAATAGTCGAGGTGTTGAAATGAAAAAAGCAATTGGTACATCCTCCGTCTGTGCTATGTTTTTAGGTATTTCAGGTACAATTAGTTATGCACTAGCAGGCCTAAGTAATAGTAATATGCCAGATTATTCTTTCGGCTATATCTATCTACCTGCAGTAATTGGCATTACACTCACTTCTTTTGTTACATCAAAACTTGGAGCTTCAACAACCAATAGGCTACCAGTAGCAACACTAAAAAAAGCCTTTTCAGTTTTGTTAGCACTTATTGTATTAAAAATGATGTTCGTAAGCTAA
- the lgt gene encoding prolipoprotein diacylglyceryl transferase, producing MTTEFIPYPQIDPVIFSIGPLSLRWYGLMYLLGFLFARWLAVKRANRPNSGWTVNQVDDLLFNGFLGVFLGGRIGYVLFYQFELFRHDPFYLFKVWEGGMSFHGGLIGVIIAMWLTSRKQQRQFFATADFVAPLIPFGLGIGRLGNFINDELWGRVTDVPWAVLFPSGGYIPRHPSQLYEAFLEGIVLFTILNLYIRKPRPLGSVSGMFLLFYGLFRFLVEFFREPDPQLGLYFGQEISMGQILSTPMIIIGAMMIWYSYKKPLKKNL from the coding sequence ATGACCACAGAATTTATCCCCTATCCACAGATTGATCCCGTTATTTTTTCCATCGGACCACTTTCTCTCCGTTGGTATGGTTTAATGTATCTCCTTGGTTTTCTTTTTGCACGTTGGTTAGCTGTAAAACGTGCTAATCGCCCTAACAGTGGTTGGACGGTGAATCAAGTTGATGATTTACTCTTTAATGGTTTTCTTGGAGTATTCTTAGGTGGAAGAATAGGTTATGTTCTCTTTTATCAATTTGAACTCTTTCGCCACGATCCCTTCTATCTCTTTAAAGTGTGGGAAGGTGGAATGTCTTTCCACGGTGGATTAATCGGTGTCATTATTGCAATGTGGCTTACCTCTCGTAAACAACAACGCCAATTTTTTGCGACAGCTGATTTTGTCGCACCGCTTATTCCTTTTGGTTTAGGCATTGGGCGTCTAGGAAATTTTATTAATGACGAACTTTGGGGGCGAGTAACCGACGTGCCTTGGGCTGTACTATTCCCATCAGGAGGATATATTCCTCGCCACCCTTCACAACTTTATGAAGCTTTTTTAGAAGGGATAGTGCTATTTACCATTCTCAATCTATATATCCGTAAACCACGCCCTCTTGGCTCAGTATCAGGTATGTTTCTACTCTTCTATGGATTATTCCGTTTTCTAGTCGAATTCTTCCGAGAACCTGATCCACAACTAGGCTTATATTTTGGGCAAGAAATTTCAATGGGGCAAATCTTATCTACCCCAATGATCATCATTGGTGCAATGATGATCTGGTATAGTTATAAAAAACCACTGAAAAAGAATCTATAA
- a CDS encoding thymidylate synthase, which produces MRQYLDLCQRIIEQGQWVENQRTGKRCLTLINADLTYDVANQQFPLITTRKSFWKAAIAELLGYLRGYDNAADFRKLGTKTWDANANDNTAWLNNPARKGTDDMGRVYGVQGRRWQKPNGETVDQLRKIVDNLSKGIDDRGEILTFYNPGEIELGCLRPCMHTHTFSLLNDTLYLTSYQRSCDVPLGLNFNQLQVYTLLALIAQITGKKAGQAYHKIVNAHIYEDQLDLMQNVQLKREPLPLPTLEINPDIKSLEDLETWVTTNDFKVHNYQSHPAIKYPFSV; this is translated from the coding sequence ATGCGACAGTATCTCGACTTATGTCAGCGGATTATTGAACAAGGTCAATGGGTTGAAAATCAACGCACTGGCAAACGCTGTTTAACCCTCATTAATGCAGATCTCACCTATGATGTTGCTAACCAACAATTCCCTCTGATTACCACTCGTAAAAGTTTTTGGAAAGCAGCTATCGCTGAACTACTAGGTTATTTACGAGGCTATGATAATGCTGCTGACTTTAGAAAATTAGGCACTAAAACGTGGGATGCTAACGCAAATGACAATACCGCTTGGCTAAACAATCCCGCTCGCAAAGGTACTGATGATATGGGGCGAGTTTATGGCGTGCAAGGCAGACGTTGGCAAAAACCAAATGGTGAAACCGTTGATCAACTAAGAAAGATTGTGGATAACTTAAGCAAAGGTATTGATGATCGAGGTGAAATTTTAACCTTTTATAATCCGGGTGAAATTGAGCTAGGTTGCCTACGTCCTTGTATGCATACACACACGTTTTCACTGCTAAACGATACACTCTATCTCACTAGTTACCAACGCTCTTGTGATGTCCCTCTAGGCTTAAACTTCAACCAATTACAGGTCTATACATTACTTGCCTTAATTGCCCAAATTACAGGTAAAAAAGCAGGGCAAGCCTACCATAAAATCGTTAATGCCCATATCTATGAAGACCAGTTGGATTTAATGCAAAATGTTCAATTAAAACGAGAACCATTGCCACTTCCAACTTTAGAAATTAATCCTGATATAAAATCTTTAGAAGATCTTGAAACTTGGGTAACTACTAATGATTTTAAAGTACATAACTATCAATCCCACCCAGCAATTAAATACCCATTTTCAGTTTAA
- a CDS encoding TatD family hydrolase, whose protein sequence is MQFFDTHVHLDNLTTETQMPLAEILFEVAQAKVTKMLSVGVDKNSLVTLPQLAEASSNLFYGVGLHPLYIQYHHLQDLDLLEQHLSEYNPQCRAIAEIGLDRFYPELIVDKIWQKQLDFLLAQLELARKYQLPVSLHSRQSHDILAKCLKQVQLPKTGVVHAFSGSYQQAKRFVDLGYKIGVGGIITYQRANKTRQAIAKLSITDLVLETDSRDMPPSGFQGKKNHPANVLLIYQHLVELKQLNWEKAWEILWQNSNLIFNQSE, encoded by the coding sequence ATGCAATTTTTTGATACACACGTTCACCTTGATAACTTAACCACAGAAACTCAAATGCCTCTTGCTGAGATTTTATTCGAAGTGGCACAGGCAAAAGTAACCAAAATGCTTAGTGTTGGGGTGGATAAAAATAGTTTAGTAACACTTCCTCAGTTGGCGGAAGCATCAAGTAATCTTTTTTATGGTGTTGGTTTACATCCGCTTTATATTCAATACCACCACTTACAAGATCTCGATTTGCTAGAACAGCATCTTAGTGAATATAACCCGCAATGCCGAGCAATAGCCGAAATAGGATTAGATCGTTTTTACCCAGAACTAATAGTAGATAAAATTTGGCAAAAACAGCTTGATTTCTTGCTTGCACAACTTGAATTAGCCAGAAAATATCAGCTACCCGTTAGTTTACATTCTCGCCAAAGCCACGATATATTGGCGAAATGTTTAAAACAGGTTCAACTTCCTAAAACAGGGGTTGTTCATGCTTTTTCAGGTAGTTATCAACAAGCAAAACGTTTTGTTGATCTTGGTTATAAAATTGGTGTGGGTGGAATAATTACCTATCAGCGAGCGAATAAAACTCGCCAAGCTATTGCTAAATTATCAATAACAGATCTTGTTTTAGAAACTGATAGTCGAGATATGCCACCTTCTGGTTTTCAAGGTAAGAAAAATCACCCAGCCAATGTTTTATTGATCTATCAGCATTTAGTGGAATTGAAACAACTGAATTGGGAAAAAGCGTGGGAAATATTATGGCAAAATTCAAATTTGATTTTTAATCAATCGGAATGA